The following proteins are co-located in the Bos indicus isolate NIAB-ARS_2022 breed Sahiwal x Tharparkar chromosome 8, NIAB-ARS_B.indTharparkar_mat_pri_1.0, whole genome shotgun sequence genome:
- the LOC139184496 gene encoding disintegrin and metalloproteinase domain-containing protein 20-like — protein MAGGKTPVYVRISLLLLRLGVFLFLSGSSSIEHSQHHGLPEVVVPLKITYAGSSMKPPGWLSYSLRFGGQRHILHMKVNKLLFSKHLPVFTYTDQHGLTEDQPFVQNDCYYQGYMEGDPESLVALSTCLGGFQGTLQIHNVVYEIKPKRLSTSFEHLLYKMVDETELPPKRCGLTDEEIARQLKFLQESVNYTSKQSGYVGWWTHRRFLELAVLVDHGRYLYHQSNSSSVQSEVCMVVNGIDNFLHSLDVNVVLIGIEIWSEDNLLPTTNISILLEEFCMWKGRSFNTRLPHDIAHVFIKENYGRLLGLAYVGTVCNQLYNCGVDSFLNDKLHEFAYIVSHEIGHNLGMRHDDKTCECGSRKCIMFPSKTVATRFSNCSYASYWNVVGKVRCMHISPNPENIFRQTRCGNSVLEEGEECDCGSTYTCAKDPCCQSDCTLRVGATCAFGLCCENCTFMPSGSMCRKEENECDLPEWCNGTSYQCPEDVYMQDGTSCTGGGYCYEKRCNDRNEQCRKIFGKEAKNANENCYKEVNMRGDRFGNCGLTASSYIQCGIPDILCGRVQCENVTEIPLLRDHSTVHWTRINGVSCWGTDYHLGMTIPDIGEVKDGTECGANHICIERKCTFMPSFESGCSPETCNMNGVCNNRQHCHCNSEWNPPHCQEKGAGGSVDSGPPPGRDDVQDHHYLLLFRLIPLFFMLFCLLMWLFKKLKELIGQEEKSAPAEPQ, from the coding sequence ATGGCTGGGGGTAAGACACCGGTGTATGTGAGGATCAGTCTCCTGCTGCTCCGGTTGGGGGTGTTTCTATTCCTTTCTGGATCATCCTCCATTGAGCACTCCCAACACCATGGTCTTCCAGAGGTGGTGGTACCCTTGAAGATAACATATGCTGGCAGCAGCATGAAGCCTCCTGGATGGCTCTCTTACAGCCTGCGCTTTGGAGGCCAGAGACACATTCTTCACATGAAAGTCAACAAGCTTTTGTTCTCTAAACACCTACCAGTGTTCACCTACACAGACCAGCATGGGCTAACAGAGGACCAGCCTTTTGTCCAGAATGACTGCTACTATCAGGGTTACATGGAAGGGGATCCAGAATCCCTGGTTGCCCTCAGTACATGTTTGGGGGGCTTTCAAGGAACATTACAGATACATAACGTTGTTTATGAAATCAAGCCCAAAAGGCTTTCTACCTCATTTGAGCATCTGCTATACAAGATGGTAGATGAGACAGAACTTCCACCCAAGAGATGTGgattaacagatgaagaaatagcaCGACAActgaaatttcttcaagagagtGTTAATTATACTTCGAAGCAAAGTGGATATGTTGGCTGGTGGACTCACAGGCGTTTCCTTGAACTGGCAGTGTTGGTAGACCACGGTCGGTATCTTTATCACCAAAGTAATTCCTCAAGTGTGCAGTCTGAAGTATGCATGGTTGTCAATGGAATAGATAACTTTTTACATTCACTGGATGTTAATGTGGTTTTGATTGGAATCGAGATCTGGTCTGAAGACAACCTCCTTCCAACAACAAACATAAGTATTCTCTTGGAAGAATTTTGCATGTGGAAGGGAAGAAGTTTTAATACCCGCTTACCACATGATATTGCACATGTTTTCATAAAGGAGAATTACGGCCGCCTTCTTGGCTTGGCCTACGTTGGAACTGTGTGTAATCAACTTTATAACTGTGGGGTTGATAGCTTTCTGAATGACAAACTGCACGAGTTTGCATATATTGTATCACATGAGATTGGTCACAATCTGGGTATGCGACATGATGATAAAACATGTGAATGTGGAAGTAGAAAATGCATAATGTTTCCAAGTAAAACTGTGGCAACTCGATTCAGCAACTGCAGTTATGCTTCATACTGGaatgttgttggaaaagtgaGGTGCATGCACATTTCACCAAATCCAGAGAATATCTTCAGGCAGACACGCTGTGGGAACAGTGTGCTTGAAGAAGGAGAAGAGTGTGACTGTGGTTCCACATATACATGTGCAAAAGATCCCTGCTGTCAGTCAGACTGCACCCTGAGAGTTGGGGCTACTTGTGCTTTTGGCCTTTGCTGTGAGAACTGCACGTTCATGCCATCAGGCTCCATgtgtaggaaagaagaaaatgaatgtgaTCTTCCAGAGTGGTGCAATGGGACATCCTATCAGTGTCCAGAAGATGTGTACATGCAGGATGGGACCTCCTGCACAGGCGGTGGTTACTGCTATGAAAAGAGATGCAATGACCGCAATGAACAGTGTAGGAAAATTTTTGGCAAAGAGGCCAAGAATGCAAATGAGAATTGCTACAAGGAAGTGAATATGCGAGGTGACCGTTTTGGTAACTGTGGTCTCACAGCCAGTTCATATATACAATGTGGAATCCCAGATATTCTGTGTGGGAGGGTTCAGTGTGAGAATGTGACAGAAATCCCCCTCCTGAGAGATCATTCTACTGTGCATTGGACTCGAATAAATGGAGTCAGCTGCTGGGGTACAGACTACCATCTTGGGATGACCATACCTGATATTGGTGAAGTGAAAGATGGTACAGAGTGTGGTGCAAATCATATCTGCATCGAAAGGAAGTGTACTTTTATGCCCAGTTTCGAAAGTGGTTGTTCACCTGAGACCTGCAATATGAACGGAGTCTGCAACAACAGACAGCACTGCCACTGCAACTCCGAGTGGAACCCTCCCCACTGCCAGGAAAAAGGCGCTGGCGGTAGTGTGGACAGCGGCCCACCGCCAGGCAGAGATGACGTGCAGGACCACCATTACCTGCTGCTATTTCGCTTGAttcctttgttttttatgttattttgtttgttaaTGTGGCTGtttaagaaactaaaagaatTAATTGGGCAAGAAGAGAAAAGTGCTCCAGCTGAACCTCAGTGA
- the LOC139184497 gene encoding disintegrin and metalloproteinase domain-containing protein 20-like: MLSCPLFPPMARYDVSAIGVGEFLVCMKVTLLLVWLKVFLFLPGWPQLGHSQRLGPPEVVIPWRVTPTGRGMKLQGWFSYKLHFGGQRHVVHIKVKKNFLSKNFPVFTYADKGVLLQDQPFVQDDCYYSGYVEGDPESLVSLSNCFGGFQGMLQTNDVVYEIEPKRLSTAFEHLIYKLDNEEMNFSYFQCGLTDEKIAGQLKIQESINSTLMQSDYTGWWTHHYFVEVAVVVDHSRYLHHSSNASLVQKEVFLVLNGVSDLMKALGLEVFFKGMEIWTKQSLISVVDITHTLMNFCRWKQKGFHNRVPHDVAHFFVKKNFGNEFGLAYDAQACAVRYSCSVETFHDEGTFFYSYVVAHDVGHNLGMQHDTETCQCGAPKCIMFEAVEATTKFSNCSYADYWNVGRRRSCLYNTPNPHTLVTEIRCGNSVVDEGEECDCGSLKTCNTDPCCQLNCTVTAGINCAFGLCCDNCMFRKPGTLCRKEENECDLPEWCNGTSNQCPDDVYVQDGASCTGGGYCYGKRCNERDEHCRQIFGKEAKDADMSCYTAVNTRGDRFGNCGITETSYIRCSMADSLCGRIQCENVKEIPVMSDHITLHWTKFENNTCWGTDYHLGIRIADIGAVKDGTKCGPENICIRRRCVSYSTVPRNCSPQLCSLRGVCNNRQHCHCNYGWGPPVCQEKGRGGSVDSGPAPERQTEERMDRKNLLTYFLIPFLFLLLCLLLWLWLFTRPKKKDEKEQAVPPKSEKTTQNLPKK; the protein is encoded by the coding sequence ATGCTGTCCTGCCCTCTTTTTCCACCAATGGCTAGATATGATGTCTCCGCGATAGGTGTTGGTGAGTTCCTGGTGTGTATGAAGGTTACTCTCCTGCTTGTCTGGCTGAAAGtattcctcttccttcctggatGGCCCCAGCTTGGGCACTCCCAAAGACTTGGCCCCCCAGAAGTGGTGATTCCCTGGAGAGTAACACCCACTGGCAGAGGCATGAAGCTTCAAGGCTGGTTCTCTTACAAACTGCATTTTGGGGGCCAGAGACATGTTGTTCATATAAAGGTCAAGAAGAATTTTTTGTCCAAAAACTTCCCAGTGTTCACCTACGCAGACAAGGGTGTTCTCCTGCAAGACCAACCGTTTGTCCAGGATGACTGTTATTACAGTGGTTATGTGGAGGGGGACCCAGAGTCTCTGGTTTCCCTCAGTAACTGCTTCGGGGGTTTTCAAGGAATGTTACAGACAAATGACGTTGTTTATGAAATTGAACCCAAAAGGTTGTCTACTGCATTTGAGCATCTAATATATAAGCTAGACAATGAGGAGATGAATTTTTCATACTTTCAATGTGGGttaacagatgaaaaaatagCAGGACAATTAAAGATTCAAGAAAGCATTAATTCCACTTTGATGCAAAGTGACTATACAGGCTGGTGGACCCACCACTATTTTGTTGAAGTGGCAGTAGTCGTAGATCACAGTCGATATCTTCATCATAGTAGTAATGCTTCGCTTGTGCAGAAAGAAGTGTTCCTTGTTTTAAATGGAGTAAGTGACCTTATGAAAGCACTGGGTCTTGAGGTATTTTTCAAGGGAATGGAGATATGGACTAAACAAAGCCTTATTTCAGTAGTAGACATTACACATACCTTGATGAACTTTTGCAGATGGAAGCAAAAGGGCTTCCATAATCGTGTGCCCCACGATGTGGcacatttttttgtaaaaaagaatTTTGGTAATGAATTTGGCCTAGCTTATGATGCACAAGCGTGTGCAGTTCGTTATAGCTGTTCAGTTGAGACTTTCCACGATGAAGGGACTTTTTTTTACTCATATGTTGTGGCTCATGACGTGGGTCATAATTTGGGTATGCAACATGATACCGAAACATGTCAGTGTGGAGCACCAAAGTGCATAATGTTTGAAGCAGTAGAAGCAACAACTAAATTCAGCAACTGCAGCTATGCTGATTATTGGAACGTTGGTCGTAGAAGATCCTGTTTGTACAACACACCAAATCCACACACACTCGTGACAGAGATACGCTGTGGAAACAGTGTGGTTGATGAAGGAGAAGAGTGTGACTGTGGATCCTTAAAGACGTGTAACACTGATCCCTGTTGTCAGTTAAACTGCACTGTGACAGCTGGTATCAACTGTGCTTTTGGGCTTTGTTGTGATAACTGCATGTTCAGGAAACCAGGCACCTTgtgtaggaaagaagaaaatgaatgtgaTCTTCCAGAGTGGTGCAATGGGACATCCAATCAGTGTCCAGATGATGTGTACGTGCAGGATGGGGCCTCCTGCACAGGCGGTGGTTACTGCTATGGAAAGAGATGCAATGAGCGCGATGAACACTGTAGGCAAATCTTTGGCAAAGAGGCCAAGGATGCAGACATGAGTTGCTACACGGCAGTAAATACCCGAGGTGACCGTTTTGGTAACTGTGGTATCACAGAAACCTCATACATAAGATGCAGCATGGCAGACAGCCTGTGTGGGAGGATTCAGTGTGAGAACGTCAAAGAAATTCCTGTAATGAGCGATCATATTACTCTGCATTGGACTAAATTCGAAAATAACACTTGCTGGGGTACAGACTACCACCTCGGGATAAGAATAGCTGATATTGGTGCAGTGAAAGATGGTACAAAGTGTGGTCCCGAAAACATCTGCATCAGAAGGAGGTGTGTCTCTTATTCCACTGTTCCACGTAACTGCTCACCTCAGCTCTGCTCTTTGAGGGGAGTCTGCAACAACAGACAGCACTGCCACTGCAACTACGGGTGGGGCCCTCCCGTCTGCCaggaaaaaggcagaggaggcaGTGTGGACAGTGGCCCAGCCCCTGAGCGCCAAACAGAAGAAAGGATGGACAGGAAGAACCTGCTAACATATTTCCtgattccttttttgtttctacTACTGTGTCTTTTGCTTTGGCTTTGGCTGTTCACGagaccaaaaaagaaagatgaaaaagaacagGCTGTTCCACCAAAATCTGAGAAAACTACCCAAAACCTACCTAAAAAGTAG